In one window of Nocardiopsis aegyptia DNA:
- a CDS encoding serine/threonine-protein kinase, giving the protein MTSTLEPLHASDPALLGGYRLLGRLGEGGQGTVYLAEGGSGARVAIKTLNQEAMSDPGMRRRFVREAGAARQVASFCTAAVLAADVDAHPPFIVSEYVAGPTLHQRIRSGGPMSGGDLSRLAVATVTALAAVHEAGIVHRDLKPGNVILGEGGARVIDFGIAQVSGGAGTVTTSVIGTPAFMAPEQIAEGRATALSDVFAWGALVAFAATGASPFDGPTVPNVLHRVINDEPDLSRVPHPLRSLVAAALAKDPADRPASKDVLVSLLGRGSVPDDGGDAPPPVAPGVPPTRVEPAVRPRAAERVPDDHRIPAAWRKVRADEPGRTVLGERYEPPAGCAAALVGLISVMLVISVIVAYASTT; this is encoded by the coding sequence GTGACCAGCACCCTGGAACCCCTGCACGCCTCCGACCCCGCTCTGCTCGGCGGCTACCGCCTGCTGGGCCGCCTGGGCGAGGGCGGGCAGGGGACCGTCTACCTGGCCGAGGGCGGGTCCGGGGCGCGGGTGGCGATCAAGACGCTCAACCAGGAGGCGATGTCCGACCCCGGCATGCGCAGGCGGTTCGTCCGTGAGGCCGGGGCGGCACGGCAGGTCGCGTCGTTCTGTACGGCGGCGGTGCTCGCGGCGGACGTTGACGCCCACCCCCCGTTCATCGTCAGCGAGTACGTGGCCGGGCCCACGCTGCACCAGCGCATCCGTAGCGGCGGACCGATGTCCGGCGGCGACCTCTCCAGGCTGGCGGTGGCGACGGTGACCGCGCTGGCGGCCGTCCACGAGGCGGGGATCGTGCACCGCGACCTCAAACCGGGCAACGTGATCCTCGGTGAGGGCGGGGCCCGGGTGATCGACTTCGGCATCGCCCAGGTCTCCGGCGGCGCCGGGACGGTGACGACGTCCGTGATCGGTACGCCCGCGTTCATGGCTCCGGAACAGATCGCCGAGGGCCGGGCGACGGCGCTCTCGGACGTGTTCGCCTGGGGCGCGCTGGTGGCGTTCGCGGCGACCGGGGCGTCGCCGTTCGACGGGCCGACGGTGCCCAACGTGCTGCACCGGGTGATCAACGACGAGCCCGACCTGAGCCGGGTGCCGCACCCGCTGCGGTCGCTCGTGGCCGCGGCCCTGGCCAAGGACCCGGCGGACCGCCCGGCGTCCAAGGACGTCCTGGTGTCCCTGCTCGGCCGGGGGAGCGTTCCCGACGACGGCGGGGACGCACCGCCTCCCGTCGCGCCGGGCGTGCCCCCCACCCGCGTGGAGCCCGCCGTCCGACCGCGTGCGGCCGAGCGGGTGCCCGACGACCACCGGATCCCCGCCGCGTGGCGCAAGGTCAGGGCCGACGAGCCGGGGAGGACGGTCCTCGGTGAGCGGTACGAGCCGCCCGCCGGGTGTGCGGCGGCCCTGGTCGGGCTGATCTCCGTGATGCTGGTGATCAGTGTCATCGTCGCCTACGCGTCGACGACCTGA
- a CDS encoding lysine N(6)-hydroxylase/L-ornithine N(5)-oxygenase family protein gives MSQGLPADEPPIHDLIGVGFGPSNLALAIAVAEHNAASPARAVTAHFLERQTSFGWHRGMLIDDATMQVSFLKDLVTLRNPASRFTFLSYLKERGRLVDFINAKSLFPLRVEFHDYFEWCAARLDDGVSYGHEVVEVRPVEADGQVHHYDVVSRGADGTASVHRARNLVLATGLRPRLPEGMETGERIWHNSELLHRVDGVDADAARRFVVVGAGQSAAEVTAYLHDRFRSAEVCSVFARFGISPSDDSPLANRVFDPSAVDDYFGAPEDVKRMIMGYHANTNYSVADLDLIEDLYRRTYQEKVLGVERLRWFNTSRAVEAADTGSGVRVVVESLTTGKRTDLDADVLVYATGYRPGDPLALLGAAAERFHLDDQGRPLVERDFRITADAAVRAGVYLQGGATEHTHGITSSLLSNNAVRSGEILDSILQRRPEEALQPAAV, from the coding sequence ATGTCACAGGGACTTCCGGCCGACGAGCCACCGATCCACGACCTCATCGGCGTCGGCTTCGGACCGTCCAACCTCGCGCTCGCGATCGCCGTCGCGGAGCACAACGCCGCGTCGCCCGCCCGCGCCGTCACCGCGCACTTCCTGGAGCGCCAGACGAGTTTCGGCTGGCACCGGGGCATGCTCATCGACGACGCCACGATGCAGGTCTCCTTCCTCAAGGACCTGGTCACTCTACGCAACCCGGCCAGCCGCTTCACCTTCCTCTCCTACCTCAAGGAGCGCGGCCGCCTCGTCGACTTCATCAACGCCAAGAGCCTGTTCCCCCTGCGTGTGGAGTTCCACGACTACTTCGAGTGGTGCGCGGCCCGGCTCGACGACGGGGTCTCCTACGGCCACGAGGTGGTCGAGGTGCGCCCGGTGGAGGCCGACGGCCAGGTCCACCACTACGACGTGGTCTCCCGGGGCGCCGACGGCACCGCCTCCGTGCACAGGGCCCGCAACCTGGTCCTGGCCACCGGCTTGCGCCCGCGCCTTCCGGAGGGCATGGAGACCGGCGAGCGCATCTGGCACAACAGCGAACTGCTGCACCGCGTGGACGGCGTCGACGCGGACGCGGCCCGCCGCTTCGTCGTGGTCGGTGCCGGGCAGAGCGCCGCCGAGGTGACCGCCTATCTGCACGACCGCTTCCGGTCCGCGGAGGTGTGCTCGGTCTTCGCCCGCTTCGGCATCAGCCCCTCCGACGACAGCCCGCTCGCCAACCGGGTCTTCGACCCCTCCGCCGTGGACGACTACTTCGGCGCGCCGGAGGACGTCAAGCGCATGATCATGGGCTACCACGCCAACACGAACTACTCCGTCGCCGACCTCGACCTCATCGAGGACCTCTACCGGCGCACCTACCAGGAGAAGGTCCTGGGGGTGGAACGGCTGCGCTGGTTCAATACCTCGCGTGCGGTGGAGGCCGCCGACACCGGCTCGGGCGTGCGTGTGGTGGTGGAGTCCCTGACCACGGGCAAGCGCACCGACCTGGACGCCGACGTGCTGGTGTACGCGACCGGGTACCGGCCGGGCGACCCGCTCGCGCTCCTCGGCGCCGCGGCGGAGCGCTTCCACCTGGACGACCAGGGACGCCCTCTGGTCGAGCGGGACTTCCGCATCACGGCCGACGCCGCCGTCCGGGCGGGCGTCTACCTCCAGGGCGGGGCCACCGAGCACACCCACGGGATCACGTCGTCGCTGCTGTCCAACAACGCGGTGCGCTCGGGCGAGATCCTCGACTCGATCCTCCAGCGCCGCCCCGAGGAGGCGCTCCAGCCCGCCGCCGTCTGA
- a CDS encoding methionyl-tRNA formyltransferase, which translates to MRIAMFGYQTWGHRTLRALLESGHEVVLAVTHPPSEHAYERIWSDSVADLAAENGIEVIERNRPDEALVARLDEVAPDLIVANNWRTWLPPEIFARPRHGTLNVHDSLLPAYAGFSPIIWALLNDEEEVGVTAHKMDAELDAGPIVYQQAVKVGPRDTATDLFHATVDLITPVVHTSLERIAAGGTDWVAQDRAKASFFHKRAEEDSRIDWNLPAADIDRLVRAQSDPYPNAFAFHGERRLRITRASVSKGRYGGTPGRIFYPEGDGVVIVAGPDARTGRAHGVVVERVRTDDGAELAAREYFRSMGGYLTPHPRPTA; encoded by the coding sequence ATGCGCATCGCGATGTTCGGTTACCAGACCTGGGGGCACCGGACACTGCGGGCTCTGTTGGAGTCCGGCCACGAGGTCGTCCTCGCCGTCACACACCCGCCGTCGGAGCACGCCTACGAGCGGATCTGGTCCGACTCGGTGGCTGACCTGGCGGCCGAGAACGGCATCGAGGTCATCGAACGCAACCGGCCCGACGAGGCGCTGGTCGCACGGCTGGACGAGGTCGCCCCCGACCTGATCGTCGCCAACAACTGGCGGACCTGGCTGCCCCCGGAGATCTTCGCCCGGCCGCGCCACGGCACGCTCAACGTGCACGACTCGCTGCTGCCCGCCTACGCGGGCTTCTCGCCGATCATCTGGGCCCTGCTCAACGACGAGGAGGAGGTCGGGGTGACGGCGCACAAGATGGACGCCGAGCTCGACGCCGGCCCGATCGTGTACCAGCAGGCCGTCAAGGTCGGCCCGCGCGACACCGCCACCGACCTGTTCCACGCGACCGTCGACCTCATCACCCCGGTGGTGCACACCTCCCTGGAGCGGATCGCCGCCGGCGGCACCGACTGGGTCGCGCAGGACCGCGCGAAGGCCAGCTTCTTCCACAAGCGCGCGGAGGAGGACAGCCGGATCGACTGGAACCTGCCCGCCGCGGACATCGACCGCCTGGTGCGCGCGCAGTCCGACCCCTATCCCAACGCCTTCGCCTTCCACGGCGAGCGCCGGCTGCGGATCACCCGGGCGTCGGTCTCGAAGGGGCGCTACGGCGGCACGCCCGGCCGGATCTTCTACCCGGAGGGCGACGGTGTGGTGATCGTCGCCGGACCCGACGCCCGCACGGGGCGCGCCCACGGCGTCGTCGTCGAGCGCGTGCGCACGGACGACGGAGCCGAGCTCGCCGCACGCGAGTACTTCCGCAGCATGGGCGGATACCTCACGCCGCACCCCCGGCCCACCGCGTGA
- a CDS encoding stealth family protein yields the protein MTLTARLARLGARLMTPSARARAEERRRRDTAQAAEERRVARIAERRAALSAADPALRAFATDGSSEVELIGRTVDDFTAADASAHNLRLVTDVLESAGIDHFLVPGRSPLRHVVGVHRRDRKALLDAMREAYRDSAVHAFTPGPGGVVALRSAYVDGALDARIKSGLVIRFAEHLLAPEGRCLAGPEYGCDVEFWRDGEAVLATADPESARLRLRVRVPDEALADALVAPRPNRVADVLPEECRKHATVIVRDRTHPTYEPFSHRRADQVGFPIDAVYTWVDGADPAHAAKRARYREGLSGLASHAANASRYTDHDELRYSLRSLRMYAPFVRHVYVVTDGQRPGWLDTGAEGVTVVDHRDIFADPGVLPVFSSRAIESQLHRIEGLSEHFLYLNDDIFVTAPVGPESFFHPSGLARLAFSSHQIGVGAPIPEEVAPNWAGKNARALFQESFGAYITHKVKHVPTAQLRSVHRELALRYPEEVERTARSRFRDPADVAPTTTLYHHYALLTGRGVPAEYRARYVDIGAEGVEERLAALTLPDEAARYDFLCLNDFDTPPERQEEVGRTVRAFLESRFPFPAPWERVG from the coding sequence ATGACTCTGACGGCACGCCTCGCACGCCTCGGCGCACGTCTCATGACCCCGTCCGCGCGCGCCCGCGCCGAGGAGCGCCGCAGGCGGGACACGGCACAGGCGGCCGAGGAACGCCGCGTGGCCAGGATCGCGGAGCGCCGCGCCGCCCTGTCGGCCGCCGACCCGGCCCTGCGCGCCTTCGCCACCGACGGCTCGTCGGAGGTCGAACTGATCGGGCGCACGGTGGACGACTTCACCGCCGCCGACGCCTCCGCCCACAACCTCCGGCTGGTCACCGACGTCCTGGAGTCCGCGGGCATCGACCACTTCCTCGTACCCGGGCGCTCCCCCTTGCGGCACGTCGTCGGCGTCCACCGCCGGGACCGGAAGGCCCTGCTCGACGCCATGCGGGAGGCCTACCGCGACAGTGCCGTCCACGCGTTCACACCCGGTCCCGGCGGGGTGGTGGCCCTCAGGTCGGCCTACGTGGACGGGGCGCTGGACGCACGGATCAAGTCCGGCCTGGTCATCCGCTTCGCCGAACACCTGCTGGCCCCCGAGGGCCGCTGCCTGGCGGGCCCGGAGTACGGCTGCGACGTCGAGTTCTGGCGGGATGGCGAAGCCGTGCTCGCCACAGCGGATCCGGAGTCCGCGCGGCTGCGGCTGCGGGTGCGCGTTCCCGACGAGGCCCTGGCGGACGCCCTGGTGGCGCCGCGCCCCAACCGCGTCGCCGACGTGCTGCCCGAGGAGTGCCGCAAGCACGCCACGGTGATCGTGCGGGACCGGACCCACCCCACCTACGAACCCTTCTCCCACCGGCGCGCCGACCAGGTGGGCTTCCCGATCGACGCCGTCTACACGTGGGTCGACGGCGCCGACCCCGCGCACGCCGCCAAGCGCGCCCGGTACCGCGAGGGCCTCTCCGGTCTGGCCTCGCACGCGGCCAACGCCTCCCGCTACACCGACCACGACGAGCTGCGGTACTCCCTGCGCTCGCTGCGGATGTACGCGCCCTTCGTCCGGCACGTCTACGTCGTCACCGACGGCCAGAGGCCGGGCTGGCTGGACACCGGGGCCGAGGGGGTGACCGTCGTCGACCACCGCGACATCTTCGCCGATCCCGGCGTCCTCCCCGTGTTCAGCTCACGCGCCATCGAGTCGCAGCTGCACCGCATCGAGGGCCTGTCGGAGCACTTCCTCTACCTCAACGACGACATCTTCGTCACGGCTCCGGTCGGCCCGGAGTCCTTCTTCCACCCGAGCGGCCTCGCCCGGCTGGCGTTCTCGTCGCACCAGATCGGCGTCGGCGCGCCGATTCCGGAGGAGGTGGCTCCCAACTGGGCGGGCAAGAACGCCCGCGCGCTGTTCCAGGAGTCGTTCGGTGCCTACATCACCCACAAGGTCAAACACGTACCGACGGCACAGCTGCGGTCCGTGCACCGTGAGCTCGCGCTGCGCTACCCGGAGGAGGTGGAGCGCACGGCGCGGTCGCGCTTTCGCGACCCGGCCGACGTCGCGCCGACCACGACGCTCTACCACCACTACGCGCTGCTCACCGGGCGCGGTGTGCCGGCGGAGTACCGCGCGCGCTACGTCGACATCGGCGCCGAGGGCGTCGAGGAACGGCTCGCCGCCCTGACCCTGCCGGACGAGGCGGCCCGCTACGACTTCCTGTGCCTGAACGACTTCGACACCCCGCCGGAGCGCCAGGAGGAGGTCGGCCGGACGGTGCGCGCGTTCCTGGAGTCGCGCTTCCCCTTCCCGGCGCCCTGGGAGCGGGTCGGGTGA
- a CDS encoding SelT/SelW/SelH family protein, translating into MTLEHKRPRLEIEYCTQCRWLPRATWMAQELLTTFEKELGEVARVPGTGGVFEVRLDGEGVWSRKSDAAFTDAAELKRLVRDRIAPDRTLGHSER; encoded by the coding sequence ATGACCTTGGAGCACAAGCGGCCGCGGCTGGAGATCGAGTACTGCACGCAGTGCCGGTGGCTCCCCCGGGCCACCTGGATGGCGCAGGAACTGCTGACGACGTTCGAGAAGGAGCTGGGCGAGGTCGCCCGCGTCCCCGGCACGGGCGGCGTGTTCGAGGTCCGGCTCGACGGGGAGGGCGTGTGGTCGCGCAAGAGCGACGCCGCGTTCACCGACGCCGCCGAGCTCAAGCGCCTGGTGCGCGACCGCATCGCCCCGGACCGCACGCTCGGCCACTCCGAACGCTGA
- a CDS encoding ABC transporter ATP-binding protein, which translates to MSASGNGSGSTDRNEPDETDGLPAPGEPEGTRGTEDSAEADGTPDSQGADGSGGAVLRGAVAGQRGRVAAASVLGSGHQAGEALVPVIIGVVIDLAVATGSPRALALWLAVLGGAFVVLSFSYRFAARIAERASEQAAHELRLRLTRRVLDPRGGAERDRLPGALTNIASGDAERVGMAVGLLALGVASIAGLTVSAAALLRISVPLGLLVLLGTPPLLYVAHLVSRPLARRSEGEQERAAQASGTAADLVAGLRVLKGLGAENAASERYRTTSRASLFAALRASRAQAGHDGAVLALTGGFIAAVALAGAVLAMRGEVSIGGLVAAVGLAQFLHGPFRVLAFVNGVFAQARASSQRIADVLASPWSVPDGSASLPAEPAGELRLDGVRYGSLRGVDARIDSGSLVGVVAPDPVAAAELLSCLARDADPEEGSIEVDGVDVAKLALDDLRRAVLVAEHDAALFEASLADNVAAGARGPIDRALDAATADEVADALPDGRETELAERGRSLSGGQRQRVALARALAADPPVLVLHDPTTAVDTVTEARVAERLARLRRGRTTVLVTTSPALLDTADTVLFLDGGTVAAQGSHADLARTSETYREAVFA; encoded by the coding sequence GTGAGCGCGTCCGGGAACGGCAGCGGTTCCACCGACAGGAACGAACCCGACGAGACCGACGGACTCCCCGCCCCAGGCGAACCCGAAGGGACACGTGGGACCGAGGATTCTGCTGAGGCCGACGGGACACCCGACTCCCAGGGCGCCGACGGGTCGGGCGGGGCCGTTCTGCGCGGAGCCGTCGCGGGCCAGCGCGGCCGGGTGGCCGCCGCCTCCGTCCTCGGCTCCGGGCACCAGGCGGGCGAAGCGCTCGTCCCCGTCATCATCGGCGTGGTCATCGACCTGGCCGTGGCCACCGGCTCTCCGCGTGCCCTGGCCCTGTGGCTGGCGGTGCTCGGCGGCGCGTTCGTCGTCCTGTCGTTCAGCTACCGGTTCGCGGCACGCATCGCCGAGCGCGCCTCCGAACAGGCCGCCCACGAACTCCGGCTCCGACTGACGCGTCGGGTCCTGGACCCGCGGGGCGGCGCCGAACGCGACCGGCTGCCCGGCGCGCTGACCAACATCGCCTCCGGAGACGCCGAACGCGTCGGGATGGCCGTGGGCCTGCTGGCCCTCGGGGTCGCCTCGATCGCCGGACTGACCGTCAGCGCCGCCGCGCTGCTCCGGATCTCGGTGCCACTGGGGCTGCTGGTGCTTCTGGGCACTCCCCCACTGCTCTACGTCGCCCACCTGGTGAGTCGTCCGCTGGCCCGGCGCAGCGAGGGCGAGCAGGAGCGGGCGGCCCAGGCCTCCGGCACCGCCGCCGACCTCGTCGCGGGCCTGCGGGTGCTCAAGGGCCTGGGCGCGGAGAACGCCGCGTCCGAGCGCTACCGCACCACCAGCCGTGCCTCCCTCTTCGCCGCGCTGCGCGCCTCCCGCGCCCAGGCCGGCCACGACGGCGCCGTGCTCGCCCTGACCGGCGGGTTCATCGCCGCCGTGGCCCTGGCCGGCGCGGTGCTGGCCATGCGCGGCGAGGTCAGCATCGGCGGCCTGGTCGCCGCCGTGGGACTGGCACAGTTCCTGCACGGGCCGTTCCGGGTGCTCGCCTTCGTCAACGGCGTGTTCGCCCAGGCGCGGGCCTCCTCGCAGCGCATCGCCGACGTTCTGGCTTCCCCCTGGTCGGTCCCCGACGGCAGCGCTTCGCTGCCGGCGGAGCCCGCCGGGGAGCTTCGTCTGGATGGGGTCCGGTACGGGTCCCTGCGCGGCGTGGACGCCCGCATCGACTCCGGCAGCCTGGTCGGCGTGGTCGCCCCCGACCCGGTCGCCGCCGCCGAACTGCTCTCCTGCCTGGCGCGCGACGCCGATCCCGAGGAGGGATCGATCGAGGTGGACGGAGTGGACGTGGCCAAGCTCGCCCTGGACGACCTGCGGCGGGCGGTGCTGGTGGCGGAACACGACGCCGCCCTGTTCGAGGCCTCCCTGGCCGACAACGTGGCCGCCGGCGCCCGGGGCCCGATCGACCGCGCCCTGGACGCCGCCACCGCCGACGAGGTCGCCGACGCGCTCCCCGACGGCCGGGAGACCGAACTCGCCGAACGCGGACGCTCGCTCTCCGGCGGCCAGCGCCAGCGCGTGGCCCTCGCCCGGGCGCTGGCGGCCGACCCGCCCGTGCTCGTCCTGCACGACCCCACGACCGCCGTCGACACCGTGACCGAGGCCCGGGTGGCCGAGCGTCTGGCGCGCCTGCGCCGGGGCCGGACGACGGTGCTGGTCACCACCAGTCCGGCCCTGCTGGACACCGCCGACACCGTCCTGTTCCTGGACGGGGGGACCGTGGCCGCCCAGGGCAGCCACGCGGACCTGGCCCGCACGTCCGAGACCTACCGCGAAGCGGTGTTCGCATGA
- a CDS encoding SLC13 family permease, with amino-acid sequence MATSEARGKAGLPALTTEKAARPEPGRAKIIGLVLGPVLGLLLFALLPDSLGTGGRITAGVAVLMATWWATEALPIPVTALLPMVLFPALLPDVAIDDVAPSYGDDVIFLFMGGFMLALAMQKWNLHKRMALGIVAAVGSNPVRLIGGFMLATGFITMWVSNTASAIMMLPVGVSVVALVTQLRGGKKDANFATALMLGIAYSASIGSVATLIGTPPNALMVAFLSENYDITVGFGQWMMVGVPLAVVFLAVAWVVLTRFVFPPETKKLEGAQDLIREQLKDMGPVSRGEKLVATVFALAAASWIIIPLLKKSEAVATAVPFLGSISDAVIAVAVAIALFLIPVGKGDRLLDWETAVRLPWGILLLFGGGIALSKQFGDTGLSEWIGVQVGVLEGVPTWVIVLVIAAMVLLLTELTSNTATTATFLPVIGGIALGMDLPVMTLVVPAVLAASMAFMLPVATPPNAVVFGSGEIKIGQMLRGGIWLNIIAVFMVMFTMYAFAGWAFGISL; translated from the coding sequence ATGGCGACCTCGGAAGCCCGCGGCAAGGCGGGCCTGCCCGCCCTCACCACAGAGAAGGCGGCCCGGCCCGAACCCGGCCGCGCCAAGATCATCGGCCTGGTCCTGGGCCCCGTCCTCGGACTGCTGCTCTTCGCACTGCTGCCCGACTCACTGGGAACCGGCGGCAGGATCACCGCGGGTGTCGCGGTGCTCATGGCGACCTGGTGGGCGACCGAGGCACTCCCCATCCCCGTCACGGCCCTGCTCCCGATGGTGCTGTTCCCCGCACTGCTGCCGGACGTCGCGATCGACGACGTCGCCCCCTCCTACGGCGACGACGTCATCTTCCTGTTCATGGGCGGCTTCATGCTCGCCCTGGCCATGCAGAAGTGGAACCTCCACAAGCGCATGGCGCTCGGCATCGTCGCGGCCGTCGGGTCAAACCCGGTCCGGCTGATCGGCGGGTTCATGCTCGCGACCGGGTTCATCACCATGTGGGTGAGCAACACCGCCTCCGCGATCATGATGCTGCCCGTCGGCGTCTCCGTCGTCGCCCTGGTCACCCAGCTGCGCGGTGGAAAGAAGGACGCGAACTTCGCGACCGCGCTCATGCTCGGCATCGCCTACTCCGCGTCCATCGGGTCGGTCGCCACGCTCATCGGCACGCCGCCCAACGCCCTCATGGTCGCGTTCCTCTCCGAGAACTACGACATCACCGTCGGTTTCGGCCAGTGGATGATGGTCGGCGTCCCGCTCGCCGTGGTCTTCCTCGCGGTCGCCTGGGTCGTCCTCACCCGCTTCGTCTTCCCGCCCGAGACGAAGAAGCTGGAGGGCGCCCAGGACCTCATCCGCGAGCAGCTCAAGGACATGGGCCCGGTCAGCCGCGGCGAGAAGCTGGTCGCCACGGTGTTCGCCCTGGCCGCGGCCTCCTGGATCATCATCCCGCTGCTCAAGAAGAGCGAGGCCGTCGCCACCGCCGTGCCGTTCCTGGGCAGCATCTCGGACGCGGTCATCGCCGTCGCCGTCGCCATCGCCCTGTTCCTGATCCCGGTCGGCAAGGGCGACCGCCTCCTCGACTGGGAGACCGCGGTCCGCCTCCCCTGGGGGATCCTGCTCCTGTTCGGCGGCGGCATCGCCCTGTCGAAGCAGTTCGGCGACACCGGGCTGAGCGAGTGGATCGGCGTGCAGGTCGGGGTTCTGGAGGGTGTGCCCACCTGGGTCATCGTGCTGGTCATCGCCGCCATGGTCCTGCTGCTCACCGAACTCACCAGCAACACGGCCACCACGGCCACGTTCCTGCCGGTCATCGGTGGGATCGCGCTCGGCATGGACCTTCCGGTGATGACGCTGGTCGTGCCGGCGGTGCTGGCCGCCTCGATGGCCTTCATGCTGCCGGTCGCGACGCCGCCGAACGCGGTGGTGTTCGGTTCCGGCGAGATCAAGATCGGGCAGATGCTGCGCGGCGGCATCTGGCTCAACATCATCGCGGTGTTCATGGTCATGTTCACCATGTACGCCTTCGCCGGATGGGCGTTCGGGATCAGCCTCTGA
- a CDS encoding AfsR/SARP family transcriptional regulator, producing the protein MGLLLGLLGPVRLLDDPDDPSPGPPKLRTLLAALALQPNQVVPLERLMAALWEEHPPRSAVANLRTYANLLRRRLPPAACSADRARLVASSPGYMLRVCPHELDSLAFAELHRRGRRALADGDPRSAVPALVRALELWRGAAAEDVPRGPELGARLDALDEQRRSAAEDLAHARLDLGADVELVADLRALAAEDPVRERVWHDLMLALYRTGETSAALDAYHAARRSLSLHLGVEPGPELVQLHAAILHRDPALDDHAPGRAAEHPACHAVPAPPTPFVGRRTALDALERALVPGEHAPVAAVDGPVGSGKSALALKAAARVAGRFPDGCLYIDLGDAAGSDRTELHETWRRARSGGARILIVLDNAADEAQARPLVATWPGAATLVTGRRRCVTLGGAVHVGLDPLTRDQAVDLLAALCGAERVAAQRSDAVRVAELCDRQPLALWLAGTRMATRREWPLPAFARLLADPRHRLDVLSCGDRSLRAALDSAYLPLCDSADAGDRRAAALFRLLGRSDLREIGPAGAAALLETDVNTAIAALGRLAEARLLEPTGELRYTVPGLLRVYAAEAAPRVPAPRPADRRSPAVLTL; encoded by the coding sequence ATGGGGCTGCTCCTCGGCCTGCTCGGTCCCGTCCGCCTCCTCGACGACCCCGACGACCCCTCACCCGGTCCGCCCAAGCTGCGGACACTCCTGGCCGCGCTGGCGCTCCAGCCCAACCAGGTGGTGCCCCTGGAACGCCTCATGGCGGCCCTGTGGGAGGAGCACCCGCCCCGCTCCGCCGTCGCCAACCTGCGCACCTACGCCAACCTGCTGCGCCGCCGGCTGCCTCCCGCCGCCTGCTCGGCCGACCGGGCGCGCCTGGTCGCCAGCAGCCCCGGCTACATGCTGCGCGTGTGCCCCCACGAACTCGACTCCCTCGCCTTCGCCGAACTGCACCGGCGCGGCCGACGGGCCCTGGCCGACGGTGACCCGCGCTCGGCGGTGCCCGCCCTGGTCCGCGCCCTGGAGCTGTGGCGGGGCGCCGCAGCCGAGGACGTGCCGCGCGGGCCGGAACTCGGTGCCCGCCTGGACGCGCTCGACGAACAGCGCCGCAGCGCGGCCGAGGATCTCGCGCACGCCCGCCTCGACCTGGGCGCCGACGTCGAACTGGTCGCCGACCTGCGCGCCCTGGCGGCCGAGGACCCGGTCCGCGAACGCGTGTGGCACGACCTCATGCTCGCCCTCTACCGGACCGGCGAGACCTCCGCGGCCCTGGACGCCTACCACGCCGCCCGGCGGTCCCTGTCCCTGCACCTGGGCGTGGAACCCGGGCCCGAGCTGGTCCAGCTGCACGCCGCGATCCTCCACCGCGATCCGGCCCTGGACGACCACGCCCCCGGACGTGCCGCCGAACACCCGGCCTGCCACGCCGTCCCCGCGCCGCCGACCCCGTTCGTGGGCCGGCGCACGGCCCTCGACGCACTCGAACGGGCCCTCGTCCCCGGTGAGCACGCCCCCGTCGCGGCGGTCGACGGTCCGGTGGGCAGCGGCAAGTCCGCGCTCGCACTGAAGGCCGCCGCACGCGTGGCCGGGCGCTTCCCCGACGGGTGCCTGTACATCGACCTCGGCGACGCCGCGGGATCCGACCGCACCGAGCTGCACGAGACGTGGCGGCGGGCCCGGAGCGGTGGAGCGCGGATCCTGATCGTGCTGGACAACGCGGCCGACGAGGCGCAGGCCCGGCCCCTGGTGGCGACCTGGCCCGGGGCGGCGACGCTGGTCACCGGCCGCCGCCGGTGCGTCACCCTGGGCGGGGCCGTCCACGTCGGTCTGGACCCGCTGACCCGCGACCAGGCGGTCGACCTGCTGGCCGCGCTCTGCGGGGCCGAACGCGTGGCGGCCCAGCGGTCGGACGCCGTCCGGGTGGCGGAGCTGTGCGACCGACAGCCACTGGCGCTGTGGCTGGCGGGCACCAGGATGGCCACGCGGCGCGAGTGGCCGCTGCCGGCGTTCGCGCGCCTGCTCGCCGACCCCCGGCACCGACTCGACGTGTTGAGCTGCGGGGACCGCTCCCTGCGCGCGGCCCTGGACTCGGCCTACCTGCCGCTGTGCGACAGCGCCGACGCGGGAGACCGGCGGGCCGCCGCCCTCTTCCGCCTCCTGGGGCGTTCGGACCTGCGGGAGATCGGTCCGGCCGGCGCCGCCGCCCTGCTGGAAACGGACGTCAACACGGCGATCGCCGCCCTGGGGCGCCTGGCCGAGGCGCGCCTGCTGGAGCCGACGGGCGAGCTGCGCTACACGGTGCCGGGACTGCTGCGGGTCTACGCGGCCGAGGCCGCGCCACGGGTGCCCGCGCCCCGACCGGCGGACCGCCGGTCCCCCGCCGTCCTCACCCTCTAG